The Parashewanella spongiae genome has a window encoding:
- a CDS encoding curli production assembly/transport protein CsgE has translation MDISGYAMRWILTKTLWFGLLLSFTTQSSANSEGIEISGLVIDRTLTRFGKDFNFYYSSYWRDLPYTQGYNVTLTETVFPQAGTLLLLEINGKAIYRTHFGRRMSPVEERAKEAMLLTLDYIAKVRANEMTGDASLQLDGF, from the coding sequence ATGGATATAAGCGGCTACGCTATGAGATGGATTCTCACCAAGACCCTGTGGTTCGGTCTACTGTTATCATTTACTACACAGTCATCTGCCAATTCAGAAGGTATTGAAATTAGCGGTCTGGTTATTGATAGAACCCTGACCAGATTCGGTAAAGACTTCAATTTCTACTATTCGAGCTACTGGCGCGATCTGCCTTATACTCAAGGTTATAACGTTACGCTAACCGAAACCGTCTTTCCACAAGCTGGCACACTGTTATTACTTGAAATTAATGGTAAAGCAATTTACAGAACGCACTTTGGCCGGAGAATGAGCCCCGTAGAAGAGCGCGCTAAAGAAGCCATGCTGTTAACACTGGATTATATTGCCAAAGTCAGAGCTAATGAAATGACTGGTGACGCATCACTACAACTCGATGGATTTTAA
- a CDS encoding CsgG/HfaB family protein: protein MKKLIMSFTLLSLTACSIVPKPDLNISPAQINLPSSTMLAIQKKASPKYPIPVAVYSFRDQTGQYKPQQNVSSFSTAVTQGATPILVQTLLDSNWFSPVEREGLQNLLTERKILQKNQVKKDKSNKHLPDLANARLLLEGGIVSYETNVSTGGIGAGYFGISASELYREDQVTVYLRAIDVHTGKVMLSVNTTKKIYSQEIRAGLTRFTSLSRLAEAEMGYTTNEPVQICVTQAIELAVSQLIDSGIEKGLWSGNSDSKAL, encoded by the coding sequence ATGAAAAAATTAATAATGAGCTTCACCTTACTGTCGCTGACGGCTTGTAGTATTGTCCCTAAACCAGACTTAAACATTTCGCCTGCTCAAATTAACCTTCCTAGTTCAACAATGCTAGCCATACAAAAGAAGGCATCACCGAAATATCCTATCCCTGTGGCGGTTTACTCTTTTAGGGATCAAACGGGTCAATACAAGCCACAACAAAATGTCAGTTCATTCTCTACAGCAGTCACTCAAGGTGCGACACCCATTTTGGTGCAAACCTTACTTGATTCGAATTGGTTTTCACCAGTGGAACGTGAAGGGTTACAAAACCTGCTTACAGAGCGAAAAATTCTGCAAAAAAACCAAGTAAAGAAAGATAAATCTAATAAACACCTACCTGATCTTGCCAACGCTAGACTGTTACTTGAAGGCGGCATCGTCAGCTATGAAACTAACGTCAGCACTGGTGGCATAGGAGCTGGTTATTTTGGGATCAGTGCTTCAGAGTTATATCGTGAAGACCAAGTTACGGTTTATCTCCGTGCCATTGATGTTCACACAGGCAAGGTCATGCTTTCTGTAAACACGACCAAAAAGATCTATTCTCAAGAAATCCGAGCAGGCTTAACTCGCTTTACCAGCTTAAGTCGTCTTGCTGAAGCTGAAATGGGCTATACCACGAATGAACCTGTTCAAATTTGTGTCACTCAAGCTATTGAGTTAGCGGTTTCACAACTTATCGATTCAGGAATCGAAAAAGGTCTATGGTCGGGAAACAGTGACTCAAAGGCACTATAA
- a CDS encoding curli assembly protein CsgF yields the protein MKKIIFAGLVLSCTLAPQSFSTELIYTPINPTFGGNPLNGSLLLAKANAQNDNSESQERDFVQRFKESLERNILSKITRGISSGELTEGRFVTGDHTIVVADLGEGHFEISITNDITGEVTVIEIYNPENLSGQ from the coding sequence ATGAAAAAAATCATATTCGCTGGACTTGTGCTTAGCTGCACGCTAGCACCACAATCGTTCTCAACGGAATTAATTTATACCCCAATCAACCCTACATTTGGTGGAAACCCGCTTAATGGTTCGCTTTTACTGGCTAAAGCGAATGCCCAAAATGATAACTCTGAAAGCCAAGAAAGAGACTTTGTTCAACGTTTTAAAGAGTCTTTAGAAAGAAACATACTCAGTAAAATTACTCGTGGGATTTCATCAGGAGAACTCACGGAAGGAAGGTTTGTAACTGGTGATCATACCATTGTAGTTGCAGATTTAGGTGAAGGGCACTTTGAGATCAGTATCACAAACGATATTACAGGTGAAGTCACTGTGATTGAAATTTACAACCCTGAGAATTTGAGTGGGCAATAA